From Verrucomicrobiota bacterium, one genomic window encodes:
- a CDS encoding cyclase family protein: protein MRIIRHQANGGSIQHAALLPDGSARRIDTVTIAIEKNGAFTNPVVAEQQTSTPFLPMRTKLSLLSLLASLTAARAQVPAEHVQDLSLPVSPAWPCVWPVGMMQHITIPRFTFGPGAFHRETIVLDEHTGTQWDAPAHFVPPPGSGLPGAGPMGLVTGEKVPVWQFVGEACVIDVTAHRDDAPGGSSFLIRPELVKAWEQKHRPLRAGDVVLFRSDYSDTYYQPLNRGGARFVVHPLTKRAPAWPAPAPETMKYLGEKGIMSAGLDGASMGPMPDLAVATHQAGGAFGMIWIECGSNFKALPPTGAFYALLPAKHAGGSGGEARVLAITEPKIATQLIAAARARRVTDVSVTLSKDLPVTWQGHGPGEEAQRYLAEPLNQFEKPRGPYMAWTHTFDSQAGTHVVTPAFTLPPPGFDAERFAPEIRELRSEFEKKHGPLGHSTETIDKLPLNRMIGTARVIDVTALRGTTDEKAWPASPLITARQVLDHEKAHGPIAAGEIVLFRTGYTDAKFKPLPDAPAMDECIAAPLAGKSEGWPALSPEAIALLAERGVRCAGIDAPTAGGVRPEASLMTYWTAAKHHLLLVEFLTGLGSVPEKGAWFLFAPIKIEGIRSGHGRALVLQP, encoded by the coding sequence ATGCGCATCATTCGTCACCAAGCCAACGGCGGCTCCATCCAGCACGCAGCCCTTCTGCCCGACGGCAGTGCCCGACGGATCGACACCGTGACCATCGCGATCGAGAAGAACGGCGCGTTCACTAATCCCGTCGTCGCGGAGCAACAGACCTCCACCCCATTTCTTCCCATGAGAACCAAGCTTAGCCTCCTCTCTCTTCTCGCCTCCCTCACCGCCGCGCGGGCTCAGGTGCCCGCAGAGCATGTCCAAGACCTCTCGCTGCCCGTTTCACCGGCGTGGCCCTGTGTCTGGCCCGTGGGCATGATGCAACACATCACGATCCCGCGCTTCACGTTCGGCCCGGGGGCGTTTCATCGCGAGACGATCGTGCTCGACGAGCACACCGGAACCCAGTGGGACGCGCCCGCGCACTTTGTGCCGCCGCCCGGCTCCGGCCTGCCCGGTGCGGGACCGATGGGACTCGTGACCGGTGAGAAAGTGCCCGTCTGGCAGTTTGTCGGCGAGGCTTGTGTGATCGACGTCACCGCGCATCGCGATGACGCGCCGGGCGGGTCCAGTTTTCTGATCCGTCCGGAGCTGGTGAAGGCTTGGGAGCAAAAGCACCGCCCCCTTCGGGCGGGCGATGTCGTGCTTTTCCGCAGCGATTATTCAGACACTTACTACCAGCCGCTCAACAGAGGAGGGGCGCGATTTGTGGTCCACCCGCTCACCAAACGCGCACCGGCCTGGCCCGCGCCGGCGCCGGAGACGATGAAATACCTCGGAGAAAAGGGGATCATGTCCGCGGGACTCGACGGGGCCAGCATGGGACCGATGCCGGACCTCGCCGTGGCCACGCATCAGGCCGGCGGGGCTTTTGGCATGATCTGGATCGAGTGCGGCAGCAATTTCAAAGCCCTGCCGCCCACCGGCGCCTTTTATGCGCTGCTGCCCGCCAAGCATGCCGGCGGCTCCGGCGGTGAAGCGCGCGTGCTCGCCATCACCGAGCCGAAGATCGCCACCCAGCTCATCGCCGCCGCGCGCGCCAGGCGCGTCACTGATGTATCCGTCACGCTCTCCAAAGACCTGCCGGTCACCTGGCAGGGACACGGCCCGGGCGAAGAGGCCCAGCGTTACCTCGCCGAGCCTTTGAACCAATTCGAGAAGCCGCGCGGCCCCTACATGGCATGGACGCACACCTTTGACAGCCAGGCGGGCACCCACGTCGTCACCCCGGCCTTCACCCTGCCGCCGCCGGGCTTCGATGCGGAAAGGTTCGCGCCGGAGATCCGCGAGCTTCGCTCCGAATTCGAAAAGAAACACGGCCCGCTCGGCCACAGCACGGAGACGATCGACAAGCTGCCGCTGAACCGGATGATCGGCACGGCCCGCGTGATCGATGTCACCGCGCTGCGCGGTACCACCGATGAAAAAGCCTGGCCTGCCTCGCCGCTCATCACCGCGCGGCAGGTGCTCGATCACGAAAAGGCGCACGGCCCCATCGCCGCCGGCGAGATCGTGCTTTTCCGGACCGGCTACACCGACGCGAAGTTCAAACCGCTCCCTGACGCCCCAGCGATGGACGAATGCATCGCCGCCCCGCTTGCCGGCAAGTCCGAGGGCTGGCCCGCGCTTTCGCCTGAAGCCATCGCGCTGCTGGCCGAGCGCGGCGTGCGCTGCGCCGGCATCGATGCCCCCACCGCGGGCGGCGTGCGGCCCGAGGCCTCGCTGATGACCTATTGGACCGCCGCGAAACACCACCTGCTGCTCGTCGAGTTCCTCACCGGACTCGGATCCGTTCCGGAGAAAGGCGCGTGGTTCCTCTTCGCCCCCATCAAAATCGAGGGCATTCGCAGCGGCCACGGCCGCGCCCTGGTTCTGCAGCCCTGA
- a CDS encoding MFS transporter gives MNSASAEHAAVNVPALRRKVVWRILPLVIVLYIIAYLDRANVAFAKLRMGEALGFSEAVFGFGIGVFFIGYLTLEIPGALLVERWSARKWFARILITWGFISAGMAFVKTPEQFYWMRFLLGVAEAGFFPGIIVYFSHWFVQRERSRALSWLLIAVPFSLAFGAPVSSLLLEVKWLSLDGWQWLFIVEGLPAVVLGILVLLRFTDRPRDAKWLTQAERDHLEGELAAEAAAKDATARIPAWQALRLPMVWLLVLAVMIGNSGGYALTFWLPTTIKNLSGGSDQMTLFYSGLYYACG, from the coding sequence ATGAATTCCGCCTCCGCCGAGCACGCCGCCGTAAACGTTCCCGCCCTGCGCCGAAAGGTCGTCTGGCGCATCCTGCCGCTGGTCATCGTCCTTTACATCATTGCCTATCTCGACCGCGCGAACGTCGCCTTTGCCAAGCTGCGCATGGGCGAGGCGCTGGGCTTCTCGGAGGCGGTGTTCGGGTTTGGCATCGGCGTGTTTTTCATCGGCTACCTGACCCTGGAGATTCCTGGCGCGTTGCTCGTCGAGCGATGGAGCGCGCGGAAGTGGTTTGCGCGCATCCTCATCACCTGGGGTTTCATTTCGGCGGGGATGGCGTTCGTGAAGACGCCGGAGCAGTTCTACTGGATGCGCTTCCTGCTCGGCGTGGCGGAGGCGGGCTTCTTTCCCGGCATCATCGTCTATTTCTCACACTGGTTTGTGCAGCGCGAACGCTCGCGGGCGCTCTCCTGGCTGCTGATCGCGGTGCCGTTCAGCCTCGCGTTTGGCGCGCCGGTTTCCTCGCTGCTGCTCGAGGTGAAATGGCTTTCGCTCGATGGATGGCAGTGGCTGTTCATCGTGGAAGGCCTCCCCGCGGTGGTCCTCGGCATCTTGGTGCTCCTTCGTTTCACCGACCGTCCGCGCGACGCGAAATGGCTTACCCAGGCCGAGCGCGACCATCTCGAGGGCGAACTCGCCGCCGAGGCCGCAGCGAAGGATGCCACCGCCAGGATCCCCGCGTGGCAGGCGCTGCGTCTACCGATGGTATGGTTGCTCGTGCTTGCCGTCATGATTGGCAACAGCGGCGGCTACGCGCTCACTTTCTGGCTTCCCACCACGATCAAAAATCTCTCCGGCGGGTCCGATCAAATGACGCTGTTTTACAGCGGTCTCTACTACGCCTGCGG